In one Cyclopterus lumpus isolate fCycLum1 chromosome 24, fCycLum1.pri, whole genome shotgun sequence genomic region, the following are encoded:
- the LOC117727632 gene encoding hydroperoxide isomerase ALOXE3-like, with product MAEYKLEVTTGDMKYSGTNDHIYVTLFGTEGQSERTELDNFGTDFSTGTTGTYTLSTNLSLEKLLLIKVEKDPFCYLPEDEWYLSKIVVTTPEGEAILFPCYRWISRGELVELRGGRALKGFEEDHPVMIEHREKELILKKSFYQWKILAEGLPHINHFNNVLELPAEIRFSHSKSSEIDYEKMKTGIELELKGLLGSAEKWESIEDMNKIFWWKKTTMTEYVSEHWKEDDFYGFQFLNGLNPKVIKRCSELPPNFPVTEEMVKPFLEEGSSLQEEVKKGNIFLSDHKKMDGIPPRAYNGKPLHVTAGLCLLYLNPENKLMPIAIQLHQQPSEQNPIFLPSDSETDWLLAKMFIKNVVSMDHQAVQHLMKTHFLAEVYTVAALRKFSVIHPLYKLLIPHFKSTLYINTGGRKNLFGPDGAFSISSLGYDGLTELMRRALSETTYSSLCLPEDITARGLESIPNFYYRDDGLKLWDIINSFVKAVVEYYYPSDSEVRKDNELQEWISEIFTHGFLGNKASGSPESFHTVEEVIKFITMVIFTVTAQHAAVNNGQFDYYSWMPNGSLLLRKPPPTTKGQSSMETILETLPNVGETVNFGALGWILSETYSDMVPMGSYPDERFQEPAPKQMIKEFQAELSNLSEAIATRNLQLEIPYSYLDPAHIENSIAI from the exons ATGGCTGAGTACAAGCTAGAGGTCACAACGGGTGACATGAAATATTCAGGAACAAATGACCACATATACGTCACATTATTTGGCACTGAAGGGCAGAGTGAGAGAACCGAGTTGGACAACTTTGGAACTGACTTTTCGACTGGGACA ACAGGAACTTACACCCTGAGCACCAATCTGTCTCTGGAGAAACTTCTGCTCATCAAGGTGGAGAAAGATCCTTTTTGCTATCTCCCAGAAGATGAGTGGTACCTCTCCAAGATAGTGGTGACGACTCCTGAAGGAGAAGCCATTCTTTTCCCCTGTTACAGATGGATCTCTAGAGGAGAACTGGTGGAgctcagaggaggaagag CCTTGAAGGGTTTTGAGGAGGACCATCCCGTTATGATTGAACACCGCGAAAAAGAGCTGATACTTAAAAAGAGCTTTTACCA ATGGAAGATTTTGGCTGAAGGACTACCCCACATCAACCATTTCAATAATGTGTTGGAGCTCCCAGCTGAAATCCGCTTCTCTCATTCCAAATCATCTGAAATAGATTATGAGAAAATGAAAAc TGGTATTGAGCTGGAACTCAAGGGACTGCTTGGATCTGCTGAAAAATGGGAAAGCATTGAAGACATGAACAAAATCTTCTGGTggaaaaagacaacaatgacAG AGTATGTTAGCGAGCACTGGAAGGAAGATGACTTTTATGGATTCCAGTTCCTGAACGGACTCAATCCCAAAGTGATCAAGCGCTGCTCAGAGCTTCCCCCAAACTTTCCAGTCACAGAGGAGATGGTGAAGCCGTTCCTGGAAGAGGGAAGCTCTCtgcaggaggaagtgaag AAAGGCAATATATTCCTCTCTGACCATAAGAAGATGGATGGAATACCCCCGAGAGCCTATAATGGAAAACCTCTGCACGTGACTGCTGGTCTCTGTTTGCTCTACTTGAACCCAGAAAACAAACTGATGCCCATTGCAATACAG TTGCATCAACAACCTTCTGAGCAGAACCCCATCTTTCTGCCCAGTGACTCAGAGACTGACTGGCTGCTCGCCAAgatgtttattaaaaatgttgtttccaTGGATCATCAAGCAGTCCAACACCTCATGAAAACTCACTTTCTGGCAGAGGTCTATACTGTTGCTGCTCTCCGCAAATTCTCTGTGATTCATCCCCTCTATAAG CTGCTGATTCCACACTTCAAGTCTACTCTGTACATAAACACTGGAGGCCGCAAAAATCTTTTTGGACCTGATGGGGCTTTCAGTATT AGTTCACTTGGATATGACGGACTGACAGAGCTCATGAGAAGGGCTCTCTCTGAAACGACCTACAGCTCCCTCTGTCTGCCAGAGGACATCACTGCACGAGGACTGGAATCCATCCCCAACTTCTACTACAGAGATGATGGCCTGAAGCTGTGGGACATCATCAACAG CTTCGTGAAGGCAGTAGTGGAGTACTACTATCCCTCAGACAGTGAAGTGCGTAAAGACAATGAGCTGCAGGAATGGATCAGTGAGATATTCACACATGGCTTCTTGGGAAACAAAGCCTCAG GGTCTCCAGAGAGCTTTCATACTGTCGAGGAGGTGATCAAATTCATCACCATGGTGATCTTCACAGTGACGGCTCAACATGCTGCAGTAAACAATGGGCAG TTTGACTACTACTCCTGGATGCCAAATGGCTCACTTCTGCTGCGCAAACCTCCTCCAACCACTAAGGGGCAGTCAAGCATGGAGACAATTTTGGAGACTCTCCCAAATGTTGGTGAGACAGTCAACTTTGGAGCACTCGGTTGGATACTTTCAGAGACATACTCTGACATG GTTCCCATGGGTTCATACCCCGATGAACGATTCCAGGAGCCTGCTCCAAAGCAGATGATTAAAGAATTTCAAGCAGAGTTGTCCAACCTCAGTGAAGCAATTGCAACAAGGAACTTGCAGCTTGAAATACCTTACAGCTACCTGGACCCTGCTCATATCGAGAACAGTATTGCTATTTAA